The following proteins come from a genomic window of Salvia hispanica cultivar TCC Black 2014 chromosome 4, UniMelb_Shisp_WGS_1.0, whole genome shotgun sequence:
- the LOC125222762 gene encoding E3 ubiquitin ligase BIG BROTHER-related-like has translation MDDSNANAKAPADTAASAEGEQNPTNSPPNGGDGADNLSRRTPFTNLSQVDADLALARTLQEQERAYMMLAMGGGDGIPYGSWGDDSYGHENAIYDDDYDDAGEEDYDGSGVEVDDDESEDAFDVHARGEGVEDDNHPAEMDPASFSSDEAFARALQDAEEREMAARMLALSGINEMVVGDDEDVDEDEDEDEQAGILPDTWDEVDPDELSYEELIALGEVVGTESRGLSADTIASLASVNYKSQDTQEGISDSCVICRLDYEDGDALTVLSCKHLYHPECINNWLQINKVCPVCSTEVSNSSGKS, from the exons ATGGACGACTCCAATGCCAATGCCAAAGCTCCCGCTGAcaccgccgcctccgccgAAGGAGAACAAAACCCTACCAACAGTCCGCCTAATGGAGGCGACGGCGCCGACAATCTCAGCCGGAGAACTCCGTTTACGAACCTCAGTCAAGTCGATGCGGATCTCGCCCTTGCCCGTACTCTCCAGGAGCAG GAGAGAGCTTATATGATGTTGGCAATGGGTGGTGGTGATGGCATTCCTTATGGAAGCTGGGGAGATGATAGTTATGGGCatgaaaatgcaatttatgatGATGATTATGATGATGCTGGTGAAGAGGATTATGATGGTTCTGGTGTAGAGGTGGATGATGATGAATCAGAAGATGCTTTTGATGTCCACGCTCGTGGTGAAGGAGTAGAAGATGATAATCACCCAGCAGAAATGGATCCCGCTTCGTTTTCCAGTGACGAGGCCTTTGCTAGAGCGTTGCAAGATGCTGAAGAACGGGAAATGGCAGCCAGAATGTTGGCACTATCAGGGATAAATGAGA TGGTTGTTGGGGATGATGAAGACgtggatgaagatgaagatgaagatgagcAAGCTGGAATTCTTCCG gatACATGGGACGAGGTTGATCCTGATGAACTCTCGTATGAG GAGTTGATTGCATTAGGAGAAGTTGTTGGAACAGAGAGCAGGGGTCTTTCTGCAGATACTATAGCTTCTTTGGCTTCTGTCAACTATAAATCACAAGACACTCAGGAAGGGATCAGTGATTC CTGTGTAATATGTAGATTGGACTATGAGGATGGCGATGCATTGACTGTTCTCTCTTGCAAACATTTATATCATCCAGAATGTATTAACAATTGGTTACAAATCAACAAG GTTTGTCCCGTGTGCAGCACTGAAGTATCGAACTCTTCAGGAAAAAGCTAG
- the LOC125222759 gene encoding pentatricopeptide repeat-containing protein At5g08305, producing the protein MVECFRALLDNCKSWSRLKQIHALLTTSGLSKIDPFSWKILSFAATSASSDINYAHRFFLHLSNPTLFHYNALIRGFANSSNPAKCFLIFAKMLLNAVVPDYLTYPFLAKAAARLSDRKAGGCIHAHVLRSGLASDLFICNSFIHMYGSAGEAASARKVFDEMPMRNFVSWNSMLDGYAKSGDVSSMRLVFDEMPERDIVSWSALIDGYVKDGDHKEALVVFEAMRADGPKANDVTMVSVLCACSHLGALEQGRAMHQYIAEEGLPLTLVLRTSLVDMYVKCGAISEALVLFHEVKTRKTDVLLWNAVIGGLATHGLTSEALGIYAEMQDLGIRPDEITYLCLMSACAHGGLVDEAWGYFKSITREGMVPKSEHYACMVDVLARAGRLDEACQLVCEMPMEPTPSTLGALLNGCINHREFDLAEIVGKRLVELDPAHDGRYIGLSNVYAVVRRWDKARSTREAMESRGVRKSPGHSCVEVCGVLHRFTAHDKAHPEIEEIYLMLVVIGEEIKLKSDDSERQDFVSSLN; encoded by the coding sequence ATGGTAGAATGCTTCAGAGCTTTGCTCGATAACTGCAAATCCTGGTCTCGTCTAAAGCAAATTCATGCGCTGCTAACAACCTCGGGTCTCTCCAAAATCGACCCTTTTTCGTGGAAGATCCTCTCCTTCGCTGCAACTTCTGCTTCATCCGACATCAACTATGCTCACCGCTTTTTCCTTCACCTCTCCAACCCCACGCTCTTCCACTACAATGCACTCATACGGGGCTTCGCCAACAGCAGTAACCCAGCTAAATGCTTCCTCATTTTCGCCAAAATGTTGCTGAATGCCGTCGTCCCCGACTATCTCACGTACCCTTTTCTCGCTAAGGCGGCGGCCCGCCTCTCGGACCGGAAAGCCGGTGGGTGTATCCATGCCCATGTGTTGAGAAGTGGCCTTGCCTCCGATTTATTCATTTGCAATTCCTTTATTCATATGTATGGATCTGCCGGTGAAGCGGCGAGTGCGAGGAAGGTGTTCGACGAAATGCCGATGAGGAATTTCGTTTCTTGGAATTCAATGCTGGATGGGTATGCCAAATCCGGGGATGTGAGCTCGATGAGGCTAGTGTTCGACGAAATGCCTGAAAGGGACATCGTGTCGTGGAGCGCTCTGATTGATGGCTATGTCAAGGACGGCGATCACAAGGAAGCACTGGTGGTTTTTGAGGCGATGAGAGCTGACGGCCCGAAGGCGAATGATGTGACAATGGTTAGCGTTTTATGCGCTTGCTCTCACCTCGGTGCACTCGAGCAAGGGAGAGCTATGCACCAATACATAGCCGAGGAAGGCCTCCCTCTGACTCTCGTGTTGAGGACCTCCCTCGTGGACATGTATGTGAAGTGTGGAGCTATCAGCGAGGCGTTGGTCTTGTTTCACGAGGTCAAAACAAGAAAGACTGATGTTTTGCTGTGGAACGCCGTGATTGGAGGGCTTGCCACTCACGGCCTTACCTCAGAGGCGCTAGGAATTTATGCCGAGATGCAGGATTTGGGAATCAGACCAGACGAGATCACTTACTTGTGCTTGATGAGCGCCTGCGCCCACGGAGGCCTTGTGGACGAGGCGTGGGGATATTTCAAGTCTATAACAAGGGAGGGCATGGTGCCAAAGAGTGAGCATTATGCTTGCATGGTGGATGTTCTAGCGCGAGCAGGGCGTCTAGACGAAGCATGCCAGCTTGTTTGTGAAATGCCGATGGAACCAACCCCATCGACTTTAGGGGCGTTACTGAATGGCTGCATAAACCATAGAGAGTTTGATCTTGCTGAGATAGTGGGGAAGAGGCTTGTTGAGTTGGACCCTGCTCACGATGGCCGGTATATTGGGCTGTCGAATGTGTATGCTGTGGTGAGGCGATGGGACAAAGCGAGGAGCACTAGAGAAGCCATGGAGTCAAGAGGCGTGAGGAAGTCCCCTGGTCATAGCTGTGTGGAGGTTTGTGGAGTTCTTCATAGATTTACTGCTCATGATAAGGCACATCCTGAAATAGAGGAGATTTATTTGATGTTGGTTGTGATTGGTGaagagataaaattaaaatcagatGATTCTGAAAGACAAGATTTTGTAAGTAGTTTAAACTGA
- the LOC125217588 gene encoding transmembrane protein 53-A-like: MMGSLYGILQRPVFAASAFAIASVSTDCYDKLRPSKSSDASSSLEQSNPSCSSLDDPTSLWVSKIPISKLSQLSFLAGIRVPVPNVHLPIPSSNVTANYSLVASSPALLNLYQSADLANSAKPAAYTYSAPALPSDVLYRWHLPDPSAIDVSGESDSSPAKSRTVVVLLGWLGAKQRHLKRYADWYTSRGFHAITFTFPMSELIRYQAGGKVEQDVELLVNHLAEWLDEEPGKNLVFHTFSNTGWLTYGVILEKFQSKDVDLAGRIRGCVVDSAPVAVPDPQVFASGFSAAFLKKNSVAAKGSVIEPKTEVTIGTRTSFEVKPGMTEAALLLLLEKVFGVVLNHPSINRRLSDVMSLLTSEQPRCPQLYIYSSADKVIPAGSVESFIENQRRNGREVRACNFISTPHVDHFRNQPELYSSQLTGFMEDCVLTTCKPS; the protein is encoded by the exons ATGATGGGTTCCTTGTACGGAATCTTACAAAGACCGGTTTTTGCGGCGTCTGCTTTTGCAATTGCCTCTGTTTCAACCGATTGCTATGACAAATTACGGCCGTCTAAATCGTCAGACGCTTCTTCTTCCTTGGAACAGTCGAACCCTTCATGCTCTTCCTTAGATGATCCAACTTCATTGTGGGTGTCGAAAATTCCTATTTCTAAGCTATCCCAACTGTCGTTTCTAGCCGGAATTCGAGTCCCCGTGCCTAATGTACACCTACCAATCCCCTCTAGTAATGTTACTGCTAATTATTCTTTGGTGGCATCGTCCCCAGCCTTACTCAACTTATACCAGTCAGCCGACTTGGCAAACTCTGCCAAGCCGGCTGCCTATACATATAGCGCCCCAGCATTGCCATCGGACGTTTTATATCGATGGCATTTGCCTGATCCTAGTGCAATTGATGTATCTGGAGAGTCGGATTCTTCGCCTGCAAAGTCTAGGACAGTAGTGGTGCTGCTGGGATGGTTAGGTGCTAAGCAGAGGCACCTCAAGAGATATGCTGATTGGTATACTTCGCGAGGGTTTCATGCTATCACGTTTACGTTTCCCATGTCGGAGCTGATTAGGTACCAAGCAGGGGGGAAGGTGGAGCAGGATGTGGAGTTGCTGGTGAACCATCTTGCCGAATGGTTGGATGAGGAGCCTGGCAAGAATTTGGTGTTTCACACGTTTAGTAACACGGGATGGCTCAC ATATGGAGTCATTTTGGAGAAGTTTCAGAGTAAGGATGTTGATCTGGCTGGGAGGATCAGAGGTTGCGTTGTGGATTCAGCTCCCGTGGCAGTCCCCGATCCACAG GTTTTTGCTTCTGGCTTTTCTGCTGCTTTCTTGAAGAAGAATAGTGTTGCAGCAAAGGGTTCCGTTATTGAACCGAAGACAGAGGTAACAATCGGAACCAGAACCTCGTTCGAGGTCAAACCAGGCATGACTGAGGCAGCTCTGCTTCTCCTTCTTGAGAAGGTCTTTGGAGTAGTTCTAAATCATCCTTCCATAAACAG GAGGCTTTCGGATGTGATGAGCCTGCTAACGTCGGAACAACCAAGGTGTCCGCAGCTATACATCTACAGCTCGGCTGACAAGGTGATCCCGGCAGGGTCTGTGGAGTCGTTTATTGAGAATCAACGGAGGAATGGGCGCGAGGTTAGAGCGTGCAACTTCATCTCGACGCCCCATGTTGATCATTTCCGGAATCAACCTGAACTATATTCTTCTCAGCTCACTGGATTTATGGAAGATTGTGTGCTCACCACCTGCAAACCTTCTTAA
- the LOC125222765 gene encoding thioredoxin X, chloroplastic encodes MTIAFAPTSKPLPPVRAITAAATSAYNASSSYTPCSSSFSNRSQIRLRNERKSSPLLIKCGGGGAVQEIDESQFADVVLKSTCPVLVEFVATWCGPCRLVAPAVQSLAKEYESKLTIVKVDHDANPGLIEEYKVYGLPALIMFQNGKEIPESRREGAISKSKLKEYIDKYLESVSVV; translated from the exons ATGACCATCGCATTTGCCCCAACTTCCAAACCGCTCCCGCCGGTGCGTGCAATTACTGCCGCAGCCACTAGCGCCTACAACGCTTCCTCCTCTTATACTCCCTGCTCTTCTTCATTCAGCAACCGCAGCCAGATTCGGTTGCGAAACGAGAGAAAATCGTCGCCGCTTTTAATAAAGTGTGGCGGCGGTGGCGCAGTGCAAGAGATTGATGAGAGTCAATTCGCCGACGTCGTTTTGAAGTCTACGTGCCCTGTCCTTGTGGAGTTCGTCGCTACGTGGTGTGGTCCCTGCCGTTTGGTTGCTCCAGCGGTTCAATCACTTGCTAAG GAATATGAGAGCAAACTGACAATCGTGAAGGTCGATCATGATGCAAACCCTGGACTGATTGAGGAATACAAGGTGTATGGGTTGCCTGCATTGATCATGTTCCAGAATGGAAAGGAAATTCCTGAGAGCAGGAGGGAGGGTGCAATAAGCAAGAGTAAACTTAAAGAGTATATAGATAAATATCTAGAATCAGTATCTGTTGTTTAG
- the LOC125224580 gene encoding E3 ubiquitin-protein ligase RING1-like — MSSSGVTVAEGGPQMFFCHQCQRTVTITPSPAGDILCPSCNSGFVEEFQNPNPNPTPAPDPLLSDPLSLFLSHLLPSAATTNPSPLSRPPRAAPESSFGQDAFDPLLYIMNYLANHRASGIDYQFVFDDHPSPASGFPLATNLGDYFMGPGFEQLIQQLSENDPNRYGTPPASKSAVQALPSVNVDEGMLKSDLAQCAVCKDDLELGTVVKQMPCKHVYHDDCILPWLELHNSCPVCRYELPTDDADYESRNGVPRGGNGGDGDAAGGSDGQRTVERRMTISFPWLFGGSDSGSEGGSRNNQWRS; from the coding sequence ATGTCCTCCAGCGGCGTCACGGTGGCGGAAGGCGGCCCGCAGATGTTCTTCTGCCACCAATGCCAGCGCACCGTCACCATCACCCCCTCCCCCGCCGGCGACATCCTCTGCCCCTCCTGCAACTCCGGCTTCGTCGAAGAattccaaaaccctaaccctaaccctaccCCCGCCCCGGACCCCCTCCTCTCCGATCCCCTCTCCCTCTTCCTCTCCCATTTACTCCCTTCCGCAGCAACAACAAACCCTAGCCCTCTCTCCCGCCCGCCTAGGGCCGCCCCTGAGTCCTCCTTCGGCCAGGATGCCTTCGACCCGCTTCTCTACATCATGAACTACCTCGCCAATCACCGTGCCAGCGGCATTGACTATCAGTTCGTCTTCGACGACCATCCGTCGCCTGCTTCCGGATTCCCTCTCGCCACGAACCTCGGCGACTATTTCATGGGCCCTGGATTCGAGCAGTTGATCCAGCAATTGTCCGAGAACGATCCCAATCGATACGGCACGCCTCCGGCCTCTAAGTCTGCTGTCCAAGCGCTTCCGAGCGTTAATGTGGACGAGGGCATGCTGAAATCGGACCTGGCGCAGTGTGCGGTGTGCAAGGATGATTTGGAATTGGGGACTGTTGTCAAGCAGATGCCTTGCAAGCATGTCTATCACGATGATTGCATTCTGCCCTGGCTGGAGTTGCATAATTCGTGCCCTGTGTGTCGCTACGAGCTTCCTACCGATGATGCGGACTATGAGAGCAGGAATGGAGTTCCTCGGGGTGGCAACGGTGGTGATGGGGATGCAGCTGGGGGTTCTGATGGGCAGAGGACTGTGGAGAGGAGGATGACCATATCATTTCCTTGGCTGTTTGGAGGGTCAGATTCAGGTAGTGAAGGTGGCAGCCGGAACAATCAGTGGCGGAGTTAA